From Myxococcales bacterium, a single genomic window includes:
- a CDS encoding sel1 repeat family protein: MRLWWFPWLGWLTVAGCGASAGTGAAPAKPAAPAGPTCATSAACFTAAEDLRHGANGQTKDPTRAAAAYQKSCELAHAGACDALAMMYYGGEGVPKDALKGDTLEDRACTLRFAPACFGLAYVLSTNVNQLLSGQGEVSDEERGKLVEDLRGKARGYLKRACELGSPCACAALETGDCNQPEMCAAKSPAGACLTRCSEEPGCDNGAFGVIGQ, from the coding sequence ATGCGGCTCTGGTGGTTTCCCTGGCTCGGCTGGCTCACGGTCGCTGGCTGCGGGGCGAGTGCGGGCACGGGTGCGGCGCCGGCGAAACCGGCGGCTCCTGCTGGTCCGACCTGTGCCACGTCCGCGGCGTGCTTCACGGCCGCCGAGGACTTGCGTCACGGTGCGAATGGACAGACCAAGGATCCAACCCGCGCGGCCGCCGCGTACCAGAAGAGCTGTGAGCTCGCGCATGCTGGCGCCTGCGACGCGCTGGCGATGATGTACTACGGCGGGGAAGGCGTGCCGAAGGACGCGCTGAAGGGCGACACGCTGGAAGATCGCGCGTGCACGCTTCGCTTCGCACCGGCCTGCTTCGGCCTCGCCTACGTGCTCTCGACCAACGTCAATCAGCTCTTGTCCGGCCAGGGTGAGGTCAGCGATGAAGAGCGGGGCAAGCTCGTCGAAGACCTTCGGGGGAAGGCCCGCGGGTACTTGAAACGAGCCTGCGAGCTCGGCAGCCCCTGCGCCTGCGCGGCGCTCGAGACTGGCGACTGCAATCAGCCGGAGATGTGCGCGGCGAAGAGTCCAGCGGGGGCTTGTCTGACCCGCTGCTCCGAGGAGCCGGGCTGCGACAACGGCGCGTTCGGTGTCATCGGACAGTGA
- a CDS encoding glycerol-3-phosphate dehydrogenase/oxidase: MPVAPSSDRPDVDVVVIGGGVNGSGVARDAALRGLKVALFERNDIAFGASGNSSGMIHGGPRYLTYDPDVTHTSCLDSGHIQRIAPHLLFRIPFLVPIERGGYPASVALTGYDAFFDLYDEYQELKRGKPHVRLSRDELRQLEPGLVADAVGGISFDEWGIDGARLCIGSIVDAMENGAEVFVHTTVTEVMRREDGAVTGVRYRDRMTGETGIRTAKVVVNATGAWAPLTSTLAGLQPKAARIRPGKGIHVFLDRRLTNYAVVATAIDGRQVFLLPWQNMSVLGTTDDDYYGDLDDVVATGDEVRYLTQAVARVFPAVRSARAIGTWGGVRPTLYGWGMNEDKLSREHEVVDHAEHGADGLYSMIGGKLASYRIFAEEMTDVLAARLGNTGAKRTHVSPLPGGDEVIDPLSLTDEGLIEPVAAVRLEFRHGSRALRVMERIAREPREARVVCACEPVLEAEVRYVVEHELACTVEDVSRRTRLGLGSCGGMRCAAQCGAIVAAIKGKSPEAGRHDALRFLDGALRRRIAALGPEQARQETLSLAHLRSELGTQPREDDS, translated from the coding sequence ATGCCCGTTGCGCCCTCCTCGGACCGCCCCGACGTCGACGTCGTTGTCATCGGCGGCGGCGTCAATGGCAGCGGAGTCGCGCGTGATGCCGCCCTGCGCGGCCTGAAGGTCGCGCTGTTCGAGCGCAACGACATCGCCTTCGGTGCCAGCGGCAACTCCAGCGGCATGATCCACGGTGGCCCGCGCTACCTCACCTACGACCCCGACGTGACGCACACCTCGTGTCTCGACTCGGGCCACATTCAGCGCATCGCGCCGCACCTGCTGTTTCGCATTCCGTTCCTCGTCCCCATCGAGCGCGGAGGTTACCCGGCGAGCGTCGCGCTGACGGGGTACGACGCATTCTTCGACCTGTACGACGAGTACCAGGAGCTCAAGCGCGGCAAACCACACGTGAGACTCAGTCGCGACGAGCTGCGCCAGCTCGAACCTGGTCTGGTCGCGGACGCCGTGGGCGGGATCTCTTTCGACGAGTGGGGCATCGACGGTGCGCGGCTCTGCATCGGCAGCATCGTCGATGCCATGGAAAACGGCGCTGAAGTGTTCGTGCACACGACGGTGACGGAGGTGATGCGGCGCGAGGATGGTGCCGTCACTGGCGTTCGGTACAGGGACCGGATGACCGGCGAGACCGGGATCCGCACCGCCAAGGTGGTGGTCAACGCCACGGGCGCCTGGGCGCCGCTCACGAGCACACTGGCCGGGCTTCAGCCCAAGGCCGCGCGGATCCGCCCGGGCAAGGGGATCCACGTCTTTCTCGACCGGAGGCTGACCAACTACGCCGTGGTCGCCACCGCCATCGACGGGCGCCAGGTCTTCCTGCTGCCCTGGCAGAACATGAGCGTGCTGGGCACCACGGATGACGACTACTACGGCGATCTCGACGATGTGGTCGCGACAGGCGACGAGGTCCGCTACCTGACTCAGGCCGTGGCGCGGGTCTTCCCGGCTGTGCGCAGCGCACGCGCCATCGGAACCTGGGGCGGCGTTCGCCCGACGCTGTACGGCTGGGGGATGAACGAGGACAAACTCAGCCGCGAGCACGAGGTCGTCGACCACGCCGAGCACGGCGCCGACGGCCTCTACTCGATGATCGGTGGCAAGCTGGCGAGTTATCGCATCTTCGCCGAAGAGATGACCGACGTGCTCGCGGCGCGCCTCGGTAACACGGGCGCCAAGCGGACCCATGTCTCGCCGCTACCCGGTGGCGACGAGGTGATCGATCCACTTTCTCTCACCGACGAAGGGTTGATCGAACCCGTCGCCGCCGTGCGCCTCGAATTCCGCCACGGCAGTCGCGCGCTGCGGGTCATGGAGCGCATCGCGAGGGAGCCCCGCGAGGCGCGCGTCGTGTGTGCCTGCGAGCCGGTGCTCGAGGCGGAGGTGCGCTACGTCGTCGAGCACGAGCTCGCGTGCACCGTCGAGGACGTGTCGCGTCGGACTCGGCTCGGTCTCGGCTCCTGCGGTGGCATGCGCTGCGCCGCCCAGTGCGGAGCGATCGTAGCAGCGATCAAGGGCAAATCCCCCGAAGCCGGCCGCCATGACGCGCTTCGTTTTCTCGACGGAGCTCTCCGCCGTCGTATCGCGGCGCTCGGCCCGGAGCAGGCACGGCAAGAGACCTTGTCTTTGGCTCACCTGCGCTCGGAGCTCGGGACCCAGCCCCGAGAGGACGACTCGTGA
- a CDS encoding metallophosphoesterase family protein, whose amino-acid sequence MLLGTVALSTACSEDGSKKPSASTPVSFPYTPEGCAYTVSPPELADVAMSSNATGGEPAPKHVHLSWAGPADSTFAVNWATDLDTKLTQVLYGPDKAEVEAAEGAGGKVKRQLGHTMQLGSPLFLDQKLRVHETHVCGLAANTTVYYKVGGPGAWSRVFDVATAPARGATDKFKFTVSGDSRSGADIFAKIQEQAAAQGIDFQIFTGDFIDNTTNQSHWEALFEGKTGAYSTEDMLATRPLMPVNGNHDNLSVYYLGQFALPQELSPGEGAQGEAWYSFDYGNAHFLMLDSEAAKLDAQADFMREDVKKVDRAKTPWLFAVFHTTPYTCGSKHQGDSLAPRATWQPVFDELKVDVVLAGHVHNYQRSVPIRGFAPGTTDGVEAASGPKKIPVNESGTVYVVSGGASGDLYGVDPPTSCPSFAYLTEKVNHSLTLEVEDRTLRYKALRLDGTELDSFEYTK is encoded by the coding sequence ATGCTCCTCGGCACGGTGGCCCTATCCACCGCGTGCAGCGAGGACGGGAGCAAGAAGCCGAGCGCCAGCACTCCCGTGAGTTTTCCTTACACGCCAGAGGGCTGCGCCTACACGGTTTCTCCACCCGAGTTGGCGGACGTGGCCATGAGCTCGAACGCCACGGGTGGCGAACCGGCACCCAAACACGTGCACCTGAGCTGGGCCGGTCCGGCGGACTCGACCTTTGCGGTGAACTGGGCGACGGACCTCGATACCAAGCTCACGCAGGTGCTCTACGGGCCTGACAAGGCGGAGGTCGAGGCGGCGGAGGGGGCCGGCGGAAAAGTGAAACGGCAGCTGGGCCACACGATGCAGCTCGGGAGCCCGCTGTTCTTGGATCAGAAGCTGCGGGTCCATGAAACGCACGTCTGCGGGCTCGCCGCGAACACCACGGTCTATTACAAGGTCGGCGGTCCCGGTGCGTGGAGTCGTGTGTTCGACGTCGCGACGGCGCCGGCGCGCGGTGCGACCGACAAGTTCAAGTTCACCGTCAGCGGGGACTCGCGAAGCGGCGCCGACATTTTTGCCAAGATCCAGGAGCAAGCCGCGGCCCAGGGCATCGACTTTCAGATCTTCACGGGGGACTTCATCGACAACACCACGAACCAGTCCCACTGGGAGGCGCTGTTCGAGGGCAAGACGGGCGCGTACTCCACCGAGGACATGCTGGCGACCCGCCCGTTGATGCCGGTCAACGGCAACCACGACAACCTGTCGGTGTACTACCTCGGGCAGTTTGCGCTGCCCCAAGAGCTCAGCCCCGGCGAAGGCGCTCAGGGTGAGGCCTGGTACTCGTTCGACTACGGGAACGCCCACTTCCTGATGCTCGACAGCGAAGCGGCGAAGCTGGACGCGCAGGCGGACTTCATGCGCGAAGACGTGAAGAAGGTCGACCGCGCGAAGACCCCGTGGCTGTTCGCCGTGTTTCACACGACGCCGTACACCTGTGGTTCGAAACACCAGGGTGACAGCTTGGCGCCGCGAGCGACCTGGCAACCGGTGTTCGACGAGCTGAAGGTCGACGTGGTGCTCGCCGGGCATGTGCACAACTACCAGCGCTCGGTGCCCATCCGCGGTTTTGCGCCCGGGACCACCGACGGGGTAGAGGCAGCGAGTGGGCCCAAGAAGATCCCGGTGAACGAGAGCGGCACGGTCTACGTCGTGAGCGGCGGAGCCTCCGGGGATCTGTACGGCGTCGACCCGCCGACGAGTTGCCCGTCGTTTGCGTATTTGACCGAGAAGGTGAACCACTCCCTGACCCTCGAGGTCGAAGATCGGACGCTGCGCTACAAAGCCCTCCGCCTCGACGGGACGGAGCTCGACTCCTTCGAGTACACCAAGTAA
- a CDS encoding fibro-slime domain-containing protein: protein MSHASPRSWSWNDVAVRVRPACRVLSVTLGLLLAACGSKSGLPTANPDACADAGSARACFSVCGQGVETCVAGSWQGCSAPRPKQPKLAGVVRDFHASHPDMESAIGDDPGMVLALLGDDDKPVYAGTPTTSTTHGKAAFDEWYRDVPGVNLSSSFTLPLSKSGPNELAYSDGTFFPIDGQLFGNEGNPHNFHFTFEVRSQFRYQGGEVFTFTGDDDLWVFINRRLAIDLGGVHGSQSKTVVLDQSAAELGLDAGNVYPFHLFFAERHTSASSFRLETTIDEFDLCE, encoded by the coding sequence ATGAGCCATGCGAGCCCGCGATCGTGGTCGTGGAACGACGTCGCTGTGCGGGTACGGCCCGCCTGCCGTGTCCTCAGCGTCACACTCGGGCTCCTGCTGGCGGCCTGCGGCTCCAAGAGCGGTCTGCCCACCGCGAACCCGGACGCATGCGCTGACGCGGGCAGCGCACGCGCGTGTTTCTCGGTGTGCGGACAGGGCGTCGAGACCTGCGTGGCCGGGTCCTGGCAAGGCTGCTCCGCGCCGCGCCCCAAACAGCCGAAGCTCGCTGGCGTCGTGCGCGACTTCCACGCTTCGCATCCCGACATGGAGAGTGCGATCGGTGATGACCCGGGCATGGTCCTCGCCCTGCTCGGTGACGACGACAAACCCGTCTACGCTGGCACCCCGACGACGAGCACGACCCACGGCAAGGCCGCGTTCGACGAGTGGTATCGAGACGTGCCCGGCGTGAACCTGTCGTCGAGCTTCACGCTGCCGCTCTCCAAGTCCGGGCCGAACGAGCTCGCCTACAGTGACGGAACCTTCTTCCCCATCGATGGCCAGCTCTTCGGCAACGAAGGCAATCCACACAATTTTCATTTCACGTTCGAGGTGAGGAGCCAGTTTCGCTACCAGGGCGGAGAGGTGTTCACCTTCACCGGGGACGATGATCTCTGGGTGTTCATCAACCGTCGCCTCGCGATCGACCTGGGCGGAGTCCATGGCTCTCAGAGCAAGACCGTCGTGCTGGATCAGAGCGCAGCCGAGCTGGGGCTCGACGCGGGCAACGTCTATCCATTCCACCTGTTTTTTGCCGAGCGCCACACCTCGGCCTCGAGCTTCCGGCTGGAGACCACGATCGACGAGTTCGATCTGTGTGAGTGA
- a CDS encoding DUF4178 domain-containing protein codes for MAVAQGSCPSCGASIEFGVGSSIAKVCEFCRATIVRSDRGLENLGKVADIANTPSLIAVGDQGTLSGRPFEVLGRVQLDHGKGPWDEYYVTFDYGQSWGWLAYAQGRWYVTNQTPGLAIPPYTALFVEMDVPLGAAGNFRIAEIKTGTVVSAEGELPAAIPRGFVRHYADCYGVNNAFATLDYHDNRGSYEVFTGWVFDEPQMVVTQLGQRSAQKVKSAQIKCPQCGGDIPKLSGERAERVGCPYCGAVSDIALQQVVAQQERAMQLPPIPIGSRGTLDGAEYVCIAYMRRSSDFEGDRYTWEEFLLWSQPVGFRWLVKDPESGWSWVTAVNLAELDLNGMPSQVGWGGRSFSRRNQNVARVDYVLGEVYWKCELGEETQVTDFVSGSDVLSREAGGGEANWSYSAAMPWAVIANAFGLPVDGAGGQGFSTASGGGGSSGGCASTTVILIVVVLILLICMLGACGSCLGDGSGSSSGSSGYRGGSGVYSGGK; via the coding sequence ATGGCCGTTGCGCAGGGGAGCTGCCCGAGTTGTGGGGCTTCGATCGAGTTCGGCGTCGGCTCGTCCATCGCCAAGGTCTGTGAGTTCTGCCGCGCGACCATCGTGCGCTCCGACCGCGGCCTGGAGAATCTCGGCAAGGTCGCCGACATCGCCAACACACCGTCGCTGATCGCCGTCGGAGATCAGGGCACCCTCTCGGGGCGCCCCTTCGAGGTGCTCGGTCGCGTGCAGCTCGACCACGGCAAGGGTCCCTGGGACGAGTACTACGTCACCTTCGACTACGGGCAGTCCTGGGGCTGGCTCGCGTACGCCCAGGGCAGGTGGTACGTGACCAACCAGACCCCCGGTCTGGCCATCCCCCCGTACACCGCGCTGTTCGTCGAGATGGACGTCCCGCTCGGCGCGGCCGGCAACTTCCGCATCGCCGAGATCAAGACCGGGACCGTCGTCAGCGCCGAGGGTGAGCTGCCCGCGGCCATCCCCCGGGGCTTCGTTCGGCACTACGCCGACTGTTACGGCGTGAACAACGCCTTCGCGACCCTCGACTACCACGACAACCGCGGCTCGTACGAGGTGTTCACCGGCTGGGTGTTCGACGAACCCCAGATGGTCGTCACCCAGCTGGGTCAGCGCAGCGCGCAGAAGGTCAAGTCCGCGCAGATCAAATGCCCTCAGTGTGGGGGCGACATCCCCAAGCTGTCCGGCGAGCGAGCCGAACGCGTCGGTTGCCCGTACTGCGGCGCGGTCAGCGACATCGCACTGCAGCAGGTCGTCGCGCAGCAAGAGCGCGCGATGCAGCTACCGCCGATCCCCATCGGTTCGCGCGGCACGCTGGACGGCGCCGAGTACGTTTGTATCGCGTACATGCGGCGCTCGAGTGATTTCGAGGGCGACCGTTACACCTGGGAAGAGTTCCTGCTCTGGTCGCAGCCCGTCGGTTTCCGCTGGTTGGTCAAGGATCCGGAGAGCGGGTGGAGCTGGGTCACAGCGGTGAACCTGGCGGAGCTCGACTTGAACGGTATGCCGAGCCAGGTCGGCTGGGGCGGCCGTAGCTTCTCTCGCCGCAACCAGAACGTCGCCCGGGTCGACTACGTGCTCGGTGAGGTCTACTGGAAGTGCGAGCTCGGCGAAGAGACCCAGGTCACCGACTTCGTGAGCGGCAGCGACGTGCTCTCGCGCGAAGCGGGCGGCGGCGAGGCCAACTGGAGTTACTCGGCGGCAATGCCCTGGGCGGTGATCGCCAACGCCTTCGGTTTGCCGGTGGACGGCGCAGGAGGCCAGGGTTTCTCGACAGCATCTGGCGGCGGCGGCTCGAGCGGTGGTTGTGCATCGACGACCGTCATTCTGATCGTGGTCGTCTTGATCCTGTTGATCTGCATGCTGGGCGCCTGCGGTTCGTGTCTGGGCGATGGAAGCGGAAGTAGCAGTGGCAGCAGTGGCTACCGAGGCGGGTCCGGCGTCTACTCCGGCGGCAAGTGA
- a CDS encoding CDP-alcohol phosphatidyltransferase family protein: MGVVEVYQKTRKRPDLFWNTYVARPPAAVIVWSLEKTRVTPDQITLGAFVVAAVSALGIVFLPGYAGLLAAVVVFELSYVLDCVDGMLARYRGTASATGHLLDFLMDEIKAFMVLGAVAVRLYLERHDTTFLLLGVAGLIALSTGIAITTFQRRPEISGKPADAKEGKAEGKRSLVVSLLAIPMGVAKFLVHYPSYILYVAIAGRIDFYFYAYLVVNVLYALKSLAWLALRFGRFRSREA, translated from the coding sequence GTGGGTGTCGTCGAGGTCTACCAGAAAACGCGCAAGCGTCCGGACCTGTTCTGGAACACCTACGTCGCGCGGCCGCCGGCGGCGGTCATTGTGTGGTCGCTGGAGAAGACTCGCGTCACGCCGGATCAGATCACACTCGGGGCCTTCGTGGTGGCCGCCGTGAGCGCGCTCGGCATCGTGTTCTTGCCGGGTTACGCAGGGCTGCTCGCCGCAGTCGTCGTGTTCGAGCTGTCCTACGTGCTCGACTGCGTCGACGGCATGCTGGCGCGTTACCGCGGAACGGCGTCAGCGACGGGGCACCTGCTCGACTTCTTGATGGACGAAATCAAGGCATTCATGGTGCTCGGTGCGGTCGCCGTGCGGTTGTATCTCGAGCGCCACGATACGACGTTCCTGCTGCTGGGCGTGGCCGGGTTGATCGCTCTCTCGACGGGCATTGCCATCACGACGTTTCAGCGCCGACCGGAGATCTCCGGCAAGCCGGCGGATGCAAAAGAGGGCAAGGCCGAGGGCAAACGCTCCCTCGTCGTCTCACTCCTGGCCATCCCGATGGGAGTCGCGAAATTCCTGGTGCACTACCCGTCGTACATCCTGTACGTCGCCATCGCTGGACGTATCGACTTCTACTTCTATGCGTATCTGGTCGTGAACGTGCTCTACGCGCTGAAGAGTCTGGCCTGGCTCGCTCTGCGTTTCGGTCGGTTCCGCTCGCGCGAAGCCTGA
- a CDS encoding SGNH/GDSL hydrolase family protein has translation MPTPAIERPSAPALATAAIVLLAAVFVRCSGTTPGPAASPEAGRSTAPEAQPEASAAPAAASTEASSAPAASAGEAAPERKRYAVAALGDSLTDARSSGGKYLAYLQKRCPDSRFENFGKGGDMVNQIRRRFEADVLPNGHDYTHLIVFGGVNDLYSDLTAGRTPEKISADLSAIYAAAHERKWQIVALTVAPWGGFTKYYNPKRAGSTKVLNAWISAQLATKKVDHVIDAFSLLSCGDAERLCPEFAKPMHDGLHFGPAGHEKLGAALFEAVFSECR, from the coding sequence ATGCCCACCCCCGCCATCGAGAGACCCTCAGCCCCGGCGCTCGCAACCGCGGCCATCGTGCTGCTGGCTGCGGTCTTCGTGCGCTGCTCTGGGACCACACCAGGCCCGGCCGCCTCCCCCGAAGCCGGGCGCTCCACCGCGCCCGAGGCCCAACCCGAAGCGTCGGCCGCGCCGGCCGCGGCGTCCACCGAGGCGAGCAGCGCGCCCGCAGCATCAGCGGGAGAGGCAGCGCCAGAGCGCAAACGTTATGCGGTCGCCGCCCTCGGCGATTCCCTGACCGATGCCCGCTCCTCCGGCGGCAAGTACCTGGCGTACTTGCAGAAACGCTGCCCGGACAGCCGCTTCGAAAACTTCGGCAAGGGCGGCGACATGGTCAACCAGATCCGCCGCCGCTTCGAGGCCGACGTGCTCCCGAACGGGCACGACTACACCCACCTGATCGTCTTCGGTGGGGTGAACGATCTTTACAGTGATCTCACGGCGGGTCGCACGCCGGAGAAGATCAGCGCCGATCTCTCGGCGATCTATGCGGCGGCGCACGAGCGAAAATGGCAGATCGTCGCGCTGACCGTCGCGCCCTGGGGTGGCTTCACCAAGTATTACAACCCGAAGCGCGCCGGCTCGACCAAGGTGTTGAACGCTTGGATCAGCGCCCAGCTCGCCACGAAAAAGGTCGACCACGTGATCGATGCGTTCAGCCTGCTCTCTTGCGGCGACGCCGAGCGTTTATGCCCGGAGTTTGCCAAGCCCATGCACGACGGCCTGCACTTCGGCCCCGCCGGACACGAAAAGCTGGGCGCTGCGCTGTTCGAGGCAGTGTTTTCCGAATGTCGCTGA
- a CDS encoding amidohydrolase family protein, protein MSTRARVLVNGGVVTLDPSRPRASVLRVEAGRVTHIADDARGLAGERVDLAGAVVLPGLSDAHLHVAGIGRRTRELDLGRLPTLAAALAAIQQQHRARGADAWLLGRGWDQNLWPGGHYPTEEHLEQAAPGRAVALTRIDGHALWVSRRARELAGIGANTVDPPGGSIVRNERGAPTGILLDSAMGLVTARIPEAARGAARRSGPRPARVRGGRAHECARHGGDPRDGRSLRRARARGGAADPRIRAPVCKSGRALGAHELTGTAGTLPGGGREAVRGRRPRLPRRTAPVPLL, encoded by the coding sequence ATGTCGACCCGCGCTCGAGTGCTCGTCAACGGAGGGGTCGTGACGCTCGATCCGAGCCGGCCGCGCGCAAGCGTCCTGCGCGTCGAGGCCGGGCGTGTGACCCACATCGCGGACGACGCGCGCGGCCTCGCCGGCGAGCGTGTCGATCTCGCCGGCGCGGTCGTGCTGCCCGGGCTCTCGGACGCGCACCTACACGTCGCGGGCATCGGCCGACGAACGCGCGAGCTCGATCTAGGTCGCCTTCCAACGCTCGCTGCGGCGCTGGCGGCAATTCAACAGCAGCATCGAGCCCGGGGCGCCGATGCCTGGCTCCTGGGTCGGGGCTGGGACCAGAACCTGTGGCCCGGCGGGCATTACCCGACGGAAGAGCACCTGGAACAGGCCGCCCCGGGTCGCGCAGTTGCCCTCACCCGCATCGACGGACACGCGCTGTGGGTCAGCCGACGGGCGCGCGAGCTGGCAGGCATCGGGGCAAACACCGTGGACCCGCCCGGCGGCTCCATCGTGCGCAACGAGCGCGGCGCACCCACCGGGATCTTGCTCGACAGCGCGATGGGGCTCGTGACCGCGAGGATCCCCGAGGCTGCGCGCGGAGCTGCGAGGCGATCTGGTCCGCGGCCTGCTCGCGTGCGCGGCGGTCGGGCTCACGAGTGTGCACGACATGGGGGTGACCCCCGAGATGGCCGATCTCTTCGCAGAGCTCGAGCGCGCGGGGGAGCTGCCGATCCGCGTATTCGGGCACCTGTATGCAAATCTGGACGAGCTCTCGGAGCGCATGAGCTCACCGGTACGGCGGGCACGCTACCAGGAGGTGGGCGTGAAGCTGTTCGCGGACGGCGCCCTCGGCTCCCACGGCGCACTGCTCCTGTGCCCCTACTGTGA
- a CDS encoding amidohydrolase family protein yields the protein MKLFADGALGSHGALLLCPYCDRADTSGLALMTPEELDHAADVVHRAGLQLAIHAIGDLANRRALDAIQRAQGSDHSRRHRVEHAQLLTAEDIPRFAELGVVASMQPSHATSDMGWVEARVGRERLAGAYAWRRLKTSGALLAFGSDAPIEHENPWFGLHAAVTREARPGGPEGGWFPEQRLNLSEALDAFVSGPARAVGQDEPRLAPGARADLSVVDRDPFSLAPADLWRVEPAATWVDGFEVFRR from the coding sequence GTGAAGCTGTTCGCGGACGGCGCCCTCGGCTCCCACGGCGCACTGCTCCTGTGCCCCTACTGTGATCGCGCGGACACCTCGGGACTTGCGCTGATGACGCCCGAGGAGCTGGACCATGCAGCGGACGTGGTTCACCGCGCCGGTCTGCAGCTCGCCATCCACGCCATTGGTGATCTCGCCAACCGCCGCGCGCTCGATGCCATCCAACGGGCGCAGGGTTCGGATCACAGCCGGCGCCACCGCGTCGAACACGCGCAGCTCCTGACCGCGGAGGACATTCCGCGCTTCGCCGAGCTCGGCGTGGTCGCGAGCATGCAGCCGTCCCACGCCACCAGCGACATGGGTTGGGTCGAGGCGCGCGTCGGCCGTGAGCGGCTCGCCGGGGCCTACGCCTGGCGCCGTCTGAAAACGAGTGGAGCCCTCCTGGCGTTCGGTTCGGATGCACCCATCGAGCACGAGAATCCCTGGTTCGGCTTGCACGCCGCGGTCACGCGGGAAGCTCGACCGGGCGGCCCGGAAGGAGGCTGGTTTCCCGAGCAACGGCTCAATCTGAGCGAGGCCCTCGACGCCTTCGTGAGTGGGCCGGCCCGCGCCGTTGGCCAGGACGAGCCGCGCCTTGCACCCGGAGCGCGTGCCGATCTGAGCGTGGTCGATCGGGACCCCTTCAGTCTGGCACCCGCCGATCTCTGGCGCGTCGAGCCCGCCGCCACCTGGGTGGACGGCTTCGAGGTCTTTCGGCGCTGA
- the cysK gene encoding cysteine synthase A — protein MARHPGVFADNSQSIGRTPLVRVGRITAGAKAIVLAKIEGRNPAYSVKCRIGAAMVWDAEKKGLLVPGKAIIEATSGNTGIALAFAAASRGIECVLTMPETMSMERRKVLVALGAKLVLTPGAQGMKGAISHAEELLQSEPERYVAVRQFENPANPAIHETTTGPEIWQDTDGDVDVLVAGVGTGGTLTGVSRYFEKVKGKALHSVAVEPAASPVITQTLAGVAPAPGPHKIQGIGAGFVPKNHDLSLVDQVEQVTNEEAIEMARRLAKEEGILAGISCGAAMTAALRVANDPRFADKTIVVVLPDSGERYLTGALYEGLFDEVMTAKPA, from the coding sequence ATGGCGCGTCATCCTGGGGTCTTTGCCGACAACTCGCAGAGCATTGGTCGCACGCCGCTGGTGCGCGTTGGTCGCATCACCGCCGGCGCAAAGGCGATCGTGCTCGCCAAGATCGAGGGACGAAATCCCGCCTACTCGGTCAAGTGTCGCATCGGCGCGGCGATGGTGTGGGACGCGGAGAAGAAAGGCCTCCTCGTTCCGGGTAAGGCCATCATCGAGGCAACCAGCGGCAACACCGGAATTGCGCTGGCGTTCGCAGCGGCCTCGCGCGGCATCGAGTGTGTGCTCACCATGCCGGAGACGATGAGCATGGAGCGGCGGAAGGTGCTGGTGGCGCTGGGCGCCAAGCTCGTTCTCACGCCGGGTGCTCAGGGCATGAAAGGCGCGATCAGTCACGCCGAGGAGCTCTTGCAGTCGGAGCCGGAGCGTTACGTTGCCGTTCGGCAGTTCGAGAACCCGGCCAACCCGGCGATCCACGAGACCACGACCGGGCCGGAGATCTGGCAGGACACCGATGGGGATGTCGACGTGCTCGTCGCCGGCGTCGGCACCGGTGGCACGTTGACGGGCGTGAGTCGCTACTTCGAGAAGGTGAAAGGCAAGGCGCTCCACTCGGTGGCGGTAGAGCCTGCGGCCTCTCCCGTCATCACCCAGACCCTCGCAGGCGTTGCTCCCGCGCCGGGGCCGCACAAGATCCAGGGCATTGGCGCAGGTTTCGTACCCAAGAACCACGATCTCTCCCTGGTCGATCAGGTCGAGCAGGTCACGAACGAGGAGGCCATCGAGATGGCGCGGCGCCTGGCCAAGGAAGAGGGGATCTTGGCGGGGATCTCGTGCGGGGCCGCCATGACGGCGGCGCTGCGGGTGGCCAACGACCCGCGCTTCGCCGACAAGACCATCGTCGTCGTGCTGCCGGATTCCGGCGAGCGCTACCTGACGGGTGCGCTCTACGAGGGACTGTTCGACGAGGTCATGACGGCCAAGCCGGCCTGA